From the genome of Halobacteriovorax marinus SJ:
TGACTAAGATTGTCTAATTATCAGGTAGTTCAAAAAATAATAAAAATCGTTTTAATTGCGATAATAATTAGTTTAAAGTTAATTGAGGTTTACTATGGAAAGACTTAATTTTAACCACTTATACTACTTTTACATTGTTGCAAAAGAGGGCTCAATTAAAGCGGCATCGGAGAAGCTCTTCGTGTCTCAGCCGACAATTAGTGATCAAATTAAATTGCTGGAAGAGTACTTTGATTGCAGTCTCTTTGAGAGAAGAAATCGAAGCTTATTTCTTACAACGGAGGGAGAGTTCGCCCTCAACTATGCCGAGGGTATTTTTACTCAAGGAAGGGAGTTGACGAGAAGGCTTCGTAATCAGATTCAATTGCCAAAGAAGTCGATTGATATTGGTGTCACTCATTTTATGTCCCATCATTTTCTCTATGAGACAATCTTACCGCTTTTTAATCAAGACGAGATTGTAGTTAATGTTAAAGAGGGGCAAAAGCATTTGCTGCTTGCAGATCTAGAGGAAGAAAATTTAGATATCGTTTTTACAGATGGACAAGATCTCACGTCAGGCTCAATGAGTTCCTACCGAGTGGGGGCGAATAAGACTTACGTTGTCGCCCACAAGAAATACCAAAAGTATCGAAGAGGTTTTCCCGAATCTTTGGGGAAGATTCCCTTTTTTAATTACACAAAAAATTCTTACTTAAAATATGAAATAGAGTTATTCTTTTCCAAAAATTCAATCACACCAAAAATAATAGGTGAAGGTGATGAGAGAGATCTTCTTGAAATGGTAACCGCACAAGGATTGGCCTTTACGATAGTTCCTGAGGCGGCCAAGAAGAAGTTCTGTGCCAATAAGAATATTATTGTGCTTGGTGAGGTTGAAGAGCTTCAAACATCTGTTTGGGGAATTATAAAGAAGAATTACAATGGCTATGGTTATCAGTTATTGAAGAATAAATTATAGTTTTGGAGAATAAAATGCAGAATGAAATTGAAGTTTTTAAGCCCGACGGATTTGAGGTTGAAAAACATTTTTACCCAAAGTCTTTAAACTCTCATCTCCATTCGATGGTTGGACATTTCTTTACATTAAATCACGATAGAATTGTTAATCGCTATGTTCATCTCAATCCTCAAGTTTGCCCAAAGGCCTTAAGTGAAATTTTAAAATATCAATCTTCCAATTTTCACTGGGGGGGAGCAGACCTTTTCTACGTTGCAACTGAAATGGGAAATAGAAAAATGGTTGTCCTTGAGACAAACTCTTGTCCTTCGGGGCAAAAATCTATGCCCGCTGCCTCGGAGTCAGATGAGTATAGAGGTTATAAAGGGTTGATTGAAAATTCCTTTATTCCTCTTTTAAAAAAGAAGAGACTTCCTAGCGGAAAGCTTGCCGTAATTTATGATAAGAATTATATGGAGACTTCTGGCTATGCTGCAACGATTGCAGATATTACGGGAGAGGAAGTGTTACTTGTATCTCACTATCATGGAAGTGACTCACTGATTAGCTTCATTGATGGTGTTATGCATGTAGAAAAAGATGGTGAGAAGATACCTATTCGTGCAGCTTTTAGATATGTAACTCAAAAGCCTTGGAATAGAATTCCAATTGAAACTAAGACGCTAATCTATAATCCAACTCTCGTCTGTCTCTCTGGCGGGCGAAATAAATTGTTGGCAAATAAGGCCTATGAGCTTTTCAACTCTGAGATTGCAGAATCTGGGTTAGAGATTCTTATGCCAGAGACGATTAAGGATGTTTCTAAGTTAGAAATTCCTCTGTGGGTTAAGAAGTTTGGAGGAAAGGCCGTCGTTAAGAACCCTTACTCAAATGCTGGACAGGGTGTTTACACAATAACTTCTGAGTCTGAACTGGATGACTTTATGAAGTTAGAACATGACTACGATCAATTTATTGTTCAAAGTTTGATTGGTCATTATGACTGGAGTTCGACAACGTCGGCAGGAAAGTATTTTCATATTGGGACAATACCTAATAAGAAGGGGAAGACGTTTATTGCCGATTTAAGAGTTCTCGTCTACTCAACTCCTAAAGGGTTCTTTCCTTGTGCCATTTATGCAAGGAGGGCGAAGTCTGCTCTTGAGCCTACAATAGAAGGGAATAGCTGGGAAGTTCTGGGAACGAATCTTTCTGAAAAGCTTGGTGATAATAAGTGGTCTTCAGATACTTCAAGACTTCTATTAATGGATAGAAAAGATTTTAACACGTTAGGGATTGGGACGGATGATTTAATTGAAGCCTATATTCAAACAGTTCTTACAATTGTGGCCATTGATAAGATGTCATTAAATTTAATTAATAAAAAAGGTAATTTCAGAAAGAAATTATTTAAATCGCTGGATAATGATAAGTCTCTCATTAATGAGATTATGATTTAGAGGAAGGTATGGAAAAGATATTAACAGTAAAAACAAAAGATGATTTGAAAATCTCCTCACTTAAAAGAGGTGAAATTCACAGATTGCAAATTCATGTAGCAGATAATTCTCTAGGCGTTCCTTGGAAAGTTCCTGTTGTCATAATTAGGGGAATGGAAAAAGGAAAGACTCTAGGGGTGACAGCAGCTTTACATGGGGATGAGTTAAATGGAATTTCTACAATTTTTAAATTGATAGAAAGTGTTGATCCAAAGAAACTTAAAGGAACTCTTGTTCTAGTACCTATTTCAAATACACCTGGTTACTTACTTAACCAAAGGCAATTCTCAGACAATGTTGACCTCAATAGAATCATGCCAGGGCAGCCTGCCGGAAGTCCTAGTAAGATCTATGCTCATCATTTTATAAATAAAATTGTTTCTAAGTTTAATTATCTCCTAGACCTTCACACTGCAAGTCACGGAAGAGTGAACAGTCTTTATATTAGAGCAGATATTGAAGATGAAGAATGTCAAAGGCTTGCATATCTTCAGAATCCTCAAATCATTGTTAAGAAATACGATGAGGAAGGAACTTTAAGGTCCTGGGCCAATAAAAATGGAATACCTGCAATCACTATTGAGATTGGAAATCCAAATGCCTTTCAGCACTCATTAATTGATGAAACTCTTGAAGGTATTTTAAATACAATGAAATTTCTAAAGATGATTGATGGTGAAGTTCAAGATCTAGTAACTAATGCCGCTATTTGTGACGAGTCTTATTGGATTAATTCAACTAAAGGTGGAGTGGTCGATGTTCTCCCTGGATTAACTGACACAGTTAAGAAAGGACAGCTGATTGCCATAGTCTACGATGTGTTTGGACAAGTTAAAGAAGAGATATTTGCAGATCGATCAGGAATTGTCATTGGTAAGAATACAAGACCAAATTGTGATGCTGGAACGAGACTTGTTCACCTCGGAATTAGCTTTATTGATCCTCTTCCTGAAGAGATCCCCGGTCACGATGAGTATGACGAGAATGCGTAGTGAAATTTTTCACTGCGTGTCTTTTTATATTTATTTCAAATCTTAGTATAGAGGCTTCTCCGCTAATTGCGGTGGCCTCTAACTTTAGTCACACTATGAAAGAAATCGTAAAACTCTACGAGAGAGAGCATGGTGTTCAATTACAGATTAGTCTTGGTTCAACTGGAAGCTTATATTCTCAAATAAGAAATGGTGCTCCTTTCGATGCTTTCTTTTCGGCCGATACGTCAACTGTAGAGAAGTTAAGTGCTGATAAGTTAACGATTGATAGTAGTCGCTTTACCTATGCCAGTGGAAAGATTGCATTCATTTGCCCTAGTTGTAAAAGAGTTGAAAACTGGAAAGATGTAGCTACATCTCTCAAAGGGAAGGTTGCCATTGCCAATCCAAAGCTGGCTCCCTATGGTAGAGCTGCTAAGCAAGCACTAGTTAAGAATGATCTTTTTAATGATGTCACATCAAAGCTTGTCTATGGAAATAATATTGGTTCAACTTATCAATATATTCGAACAGGAAATAGCTCTTCTGGTTTTGTTGCCAAATCCCTTCTCATCGCAGATAAAGTAGATACAAATACATATCAAGAAATTAGTGAAGGTGATTACGATCCAATAGAGCAGGAATGTATTATTTTAAAGCGAAGTAAATTTAAAAATGAAATGAAGCACTTCTTTATTTTTTTAAAATCAAAGAAAGTAAAAGATATGATTAAGACATTTGGATACAAAGTTTCGGAGAATGTATGAACTCAATTCTTCTAACTTTAAAAGTTGCATTTGTTACAACGATCTTTCTCGTTCTTATCTCAATGCCTCTTGCCTACCTTGTTGTAAGGGTGAAGAAGAGGTATCGGATCTTTATAGAGGCCATACTCTCTCTTCCTTTAGTTCTACCTCCGACGGTATTAGGCTTTTATCTACTAATCATTTTAAACCCTAACGGATGGCTTTCAACTAGCTTGAGAACTCTTGGCTTCTCTGGAAATTTAACATTTAATTTCACTGGGCTTGTTATTGGTTCTGTCATTTACTCTCTTCCATTTTGTGTACAACCTCTCATTAATTCCTTTGATAGCGTTCCTAAAATTTATTTGGAATCAGCAAGGCTTATGGGAGCAAAGAGGTGGGATCGCTTCATTAATATAATTCTTCCCTTGAGTAAGAAGGGGCTATTGCTAGGAAG
Proteins encoded in this window:
- a CDS encoding LysR family transcriptional regulator — translated: MERLNFNHLYYFYIVAKEGSIKAASEKLFVSQPTISDQIKLLEEYFDCSLFERRNRSLFLTTEGEFALNYAEGIFTQGRELTRRLRNQIQLPKKSIDIGVTHFMSHHFLYETILPLFNQDEIVVNVKEGQKHLLLADLEEENLDIVFTDGQDLTSGSMSSYRVGANKTYVVAHKKYQKYRRGFPESLGKIPFFNYTKNSYLKYEIELFFSKNSITPKIIGEGDERDLLEMVTAQGLAFTIVPEAAKKKFCANKNIIVLGEVEELQTSVWGIIKKNYNGYGYQLLKNKL
- a CDS encoding ATP-grasp domain-containing protein; amino-acid sequence: MQNEIEVFKPDGFEVEKHFYPKSLNSHLHSMVGHFFTLNHDRIVNRYVHLNPQVCPKALSEILKYQSSNFHWGGADLFYVATEMGNRKMVVLETNSCPSGQKSMPAASESDEYRGYKGLIENSFIPLLKKKRLPSGKLAVIYDKNYMETSGYAATIADITGEEVLLVSHYHGSDSLISFIDGVMHVEKDGEKIPIRAAFRYVTQKPWNRIPIETKTLIYNPTLVCLSGGRNKLLANKAYELFNSEIAESGLEILMPETIKDVSKLEIPLWVKKFGGKAVVKNPYSNAGQGVYTITSESELDDFMKLEHDYDQFIVQSLIGHYDWSSTTSAGKYFHIGTIPNKKGKTFIADLRVLVYSTPKGFFPCAIYARRAKSALEPTIEGNSWEVLGTNLSEKLGDNKWSSDTSRLLLMDRKDFNTLGIGTDDLIEAYIQTVLTIVAIDKMSLNLINKKGNFRKKLFKSLDNDKSLINEIMI
- a CDS encoding succinylglutamate desuccinylase/aspartoacylase family protein yields the protein MEKILTVKTKDDLKISSLKRGEIHRLQIHVADNSLGVPWKVPVVIIRGMEKGKTLGVTAALHGDELNGISTIFKLIESVDPKKLKGTLVLVPISNTPGYLLNQRQFSDNVDLNRIMPGQPAGSPSKIYAHHFINKIVSKFNYLLDLHTASHGRVNSLYIRADIEDEECQRLAYLQNPQIIVKKYDEEGTLRSWANKNGIPAITIEIGNPNAFQHSLIDETLEGILNTMKFLKMIDGEVQDLVTNAAICDESYWINSTKGGVVDVLPGLTDTVKKGQLIAIVYDVFGQVKEEIFADRSGIVIGKNTRPNCDAGTRLVHLGISFIDPLPEEIPGHDEYDENA
- the modA gene encoding molybdate ABC transporter substrate-binding protein encodes the protein MKEIVKLYEREHGVQLQISLGSTGSLYSQIRNGAPFDAFFSADTSTVEKLSADKLTIDSSRFTYASGKIAFICPSCKRVENWKDVATSLKGKVAIANPKLAPYGRAAKQALVKNDLFNDVTSKLVYGNNIGSTYQYIRTGNSSSGFVAKSLLIADKVDTNTYQEISEGDYDPIEQECIILKRSKFKNEMKHFFIFLKSKKVKDMIKTFGYKVSENV
- the modB gene encoding molybdate ABC transporter permease subunit, translated to MNSILLTLKVAFVTTIFLVLISMPLAYLVVRVKKRYRIFIEAILSLPLVLPPTVLGFYLLIILNPNGWLSTSLRTLGFSGNLTFNFTGLVIGSVIYSLPFCVQPLINSFDSVPKIYLESARLMGAKRWDRFINIILPLSKKGLLLGSILSFAHTIGEFGVVMMIGGNIPGVTRVVSIDIFNHVEALEFSKAHQLSLVMLLFSFFTLIVIYFLNTLSERDLND